In Mycolicibacterium mucogenicum DSM 44124, the following are encoded in one genomic region:
- a CDS encoding ABC transporter family substrate-binding protein — MVVRAHGADTLTLVPTARRQLMTTGALVSVLALAGCTVSPPPAPRSTETTKTVVPPPPKMSQIIMAIDWIGPGFNPHLQSDQSPVNAAISALVLPSSFRPIADPAAPSGSRWELDPSLLLSADVTNQNPFTVTYKIRPEAQWTDNAPIAADDYWYQWRQMVSQPGVVDPAGYDLVTGVQSVDGGKTAVVTFAKPYPAWRELFNNILPAHIVKDVPGGFGAGLARAMPVTGGQFRVESIDPQRDEILLARNDRYWSVPSVPDQVLFRRGGSPAALADSIRNRDTQVAQVHGGQATFAQLAAIPGVRTARIVTPRVMQLTLRAQRPALTDVQVRKALLGLLDVGLLAAVGAGSDNTVTLAQAQIRTPSDPGYVPTAPPALDRNAAMDLLVRAGYNIEPDVAPPSPPGMPPPPGHDRLVKDGKPLGLAIGVAANDPTSVAVANTAADQLRSVGIEATVLAMDPVALYADGLERVDAIVGWRHAGGDLATVLASRYGCPGLDATAVSTATPPAPTQQPTQQPTSASTSKTAVPQPSTPTVTSTAPTLPLPKPLGGDQLVQAPSNLTGICDHAIQPRIDAALAGTEKIGDVLNELEPKLWAMETVLPILQDTTIVAAGPTVQNVSLTGAVPVGIVGDAGKWVKVP; from the coding sequence ATGGTGGTTCGGGCTCACGGTGCCGATACCCTGACTCTCGTGCCGACCGCCCGCCGCCAGCTGATGACGACAGGCGCACTGGTGTCGGTTCTGGCGCTCGCGGGCTGCACCGTCAGCCCGCCGCCGGCGCCGCGCAGCACCGAGACGACCAAGACCGTCGTCCCGCCGCCACCGAAGATGAGCCAGATCATCATGGCCATCGACTGGATCGGCCCCGGGTTCAACCCGCATCTGCAATCCGACCAGTCGCCGGTCAACGCGGCCATCTCGGCGCTGGTCCTGCCGAGCTCGTTCCGGCCCATCGCCGATCCGGCGGCGCCGTCGGGCTCGCGCTGGGAGCTGGACCCGTCGTTGCTGTTGTCGGCCGACGTGACAAATCAGAACCCGTTCACCGTCACGTACAAGATCCGTCCCGAGGCGCAGTGGACCGACAACGCGCCGATCGCCGCCGACGACTACTGGTACCAGTGGCGCCAGATGGTCAGTCAGCCCGGCGTCGTCGACCCGGCCGGCTACGACCTGGTGACCGGTGTCCAGTCGGTCGACGGCGGTAAGACGGCCGTGGTGACGTTCGCCAAGCCCTACCCGGCCTGGCGGGAGTTGTTCAACAACATCCTGCCGGCGCACATCGTCAAGGACGTGCCGGGCGGTTTCGGTGCGGGCCTCGCGCGGGCCATGCCGGTGACCGGCGGTCAGTTCCGCGTCGAGAGCATCGACCCGCAGCGCGACGAAATCCTGCTGGCGCGCAACGACCGGTACTGGAGCGTGCCGTCGGTTCCCGACCAGGTGCTGTTCCGGCGCGGGGGATCGCCTGCGGCCCTTGCTGATTCGATCCGCAACCGGGACACCCAGGTGGCCCAGGTGCACGGTGGGCAGGCGACGTTCGCGCAACTCGCGGCGATCCCGGGCGTGCGGACCGCACGCATCGTCACCCCGCGGGTCATGCAGCTGACGCTGCGCGCGCAGCGTCCCGCGCTGACCGACGTCCAGGTCCGCAAGGCACTGCTGGGCCTCCTCGACGTCGGCCTGCTGGCCGCCGTCGGCGCGGGCAGCGACAACACCGTGACGCTGGCGCAGGCGCAGATCCGGACACCGTCGGACCCGGGCTACGTGCCGACGGCGCCACCGGCCCTGGACCGCAACGCCGCGATGGACCTGTTGGTGCGTGCCGGGTACAACATCGAGCCCGACGTCGCGCCACCGTCGCCGCCCGGCATGCCACCGCCACCGGGCCACGATCGGCTGGTCAAGGACGGTAAGCCGCTGGGGCTGGCGATCGGCGTCGCCGCCAACGACCCGACGTCGGTCGCGGTGGCCAACACCGCCGCTGACCAACTGCGCAGCGTCGGCATCGAGGCCACCGTGCTGGCCATGGATCCCGTGGCCCTGTACGCCGACGGACTGGAGCGCGTCGACGCGATCGTCGGCTGGCGCCATGCCGGCGGCGACCTGGCGACCGTGCTGGCGTCGCGCTACGGCTGCCCGGGATTGGACGCGACGGCCGTGTCTACTGCGACGCCGCCGGCACCGACCCAGCAGCCGACCCAGCAGCCGACGTCGGCATCGACCTCGAAAACCGCGGTGCCGCAGCCGTCGACACCGACGGTGACGTCGACGGCGCCGACCCTCCCGCTGCCCAAGCCGCTCGGCGGAGATCAGCTGGTGCAGGCGCCCAGTAACTTGACGGGCATCTGCGACCACGCGATCCAGCCGCGGATCGATGCGGCGCTGGCCGGCACCGAGAAGATCGGTGACGTGCTGAACGAGTTGGAGCCCAAGCTCTGGGCGATGGAGACGGTGCTGCCGATCCTGCAGGACACCACGATCGTCGCGGCCGGGCCGACGGTGCAGAACGTCAGCCTCACCGGCGCCGTCCCGGTCGGGATCGTGGGCGACGCCGGCAAGTGGGTCAAGGTCCCCTGA
- a CDS encoding chloride channel protein → MTRRALEFGSAVLLTGLLAGVAGALTVSLLHAVEHLAYHYSYGLLLDGIGASSPVRRALAPAIGGALAGLGWWILRRRSGTPSLSATIAGTKPMQHLPMAADAALQALAVGTGASLGRETAPRQLAAVLSSYGTTWLGRLTSSTLGTLTARDREILLSCAAGAGLGAVYSVPLGGAFFAARVMMGTWHPKVVGTALITSSLAVAVSHPVTHFERDLIWPDPALSYQFAMLALAIAPLAVVIGLVFNKLMAVAGPKPQLTSWVLIPGVALAGLATGICSIYRPELPGNGRSVLIVSVDAQLSLAAAAVLLILKPLLTALYLRVGAVGGLITPALATGAAAGTVATFALNGLADTHLHVPAVALTCAAGVLAITQRAPAFAALFVWELAHPPIWLLLVFAVAAYSSHGIRLLREQSAKRAAATAAPAHEPLRGP, encoded by the coding sequence GTGACGCGACGTGCACTGGAGTTCGGCAGTGCGGTGCTGCTCACCGGCCTGCTCGCCGGAGTCGCCGGGGCACTGACGGTCTCACTGCTGCACGCCGTCGAACATCTCGCCTACCACTATTCGTACGGCCTCCTGCTCGACGGCATCGGCGCCAGTTCGCCGGTTCGGCGCGCGCTGGCACCGGCGATCGGCGGGGCGCTCGCGGGGCTCGGCTGGTGGATCCTGCGGCGCCGCAGCGGGACTCCGTCGTTGTCGGCGACCATCGCCGGCACGAAGCCGATGCAGCATCTACCGATGGCGGCCGACGCGGCGCTGCAGGCACTGGCCGTCGGCACGGGTGCCTCGCTCGGCCGGGAGACGGCGCCGCGCCAATTGGCCGCGGTGCTCAGCAGTTATGGGACGACGTGGCTCGGGCGGCTCACGTCGTCGACACTCGGGACGTTGACGGCCCGCGACCGCGAGATTCTGCTGTCCTGCGCCGCGGGCGCCGGCCTGGGCGCGGTGTACAGCGTGCCGCTGGGCGGGGCGTTCTTCGCGGCGCGCGTCATGATGGGCACCTGGCATCCCAAGGTCGTCGGCACGGCGCTCATCACGTCGAGCCTGGCGGTCGCGGTGTCGCACCCCGTCACGCATTTCGAGCGCGATCTCATCTGGCCGGATCCGGCACTGTCGTACCAATTCGCCATGCTTGCGCTGGCCATCGCACCGCTTGCGGTGGTGATCGGCCTGGTCTTCAACAAGCTGATGGCAGTCGCTGGGCCCAAGCCGCAGCTGACGTCCTGGGTGCTCATCCCGGGCGTCGCCCTGGCCGGGCTGGCGACTGGCATCTGCTCGATCTACCGGCCCGAGCTGCCCGGCAACGGCCGCAGCGTGCTGATCGTCAGCGTCGACGCGCAACTGAGCCTCGCCGCCGCGGCGGTACTCCTGATACTCAAGCCATTGCTCACCGCGCTGTATCTGCGGGTCGGCGCCGTCGGCGGCCTGATCACCCCTGCGCTGGCCACCGGCGCGGCCGCGGGCACCGTCGCGACGTTCGCGCTCAACGGCCTGGCCGATACGCACCTGCACGTACCCGCGGTGGCCCTGACATGTGCGGCGGGCGTCCTCGCCATCACGCAGCGCGCGCCGGCGTTCGCGGCGTTGTTCGTCTGGGAACTGGCGCATCCGCCGATCTGGCTGCTGCTGGTGTTCGCGGTGGCCGCGTACTCGTCGCACGGCATCCGGCTGCTGCGGGAACAGTCAGCCAAGCGGGCGGCCGCTACCGCGGCGCCGGCTCACGAACCGCTCAGGGGACCTTGA